In Ilumatobacter fluminis, the following proteins share a genomic window:
- a CDS encoding VOC family protein, with the protein MTRPFKVLGIQQIAIGGLDKGALTGLWSGLFGIEKVGDYVSESENVDEDILRLGSGPHAVEIDLMQPLDPERSPKVHVPTLNHVGLWIDDLPAAVEWLTEQGMRFTPGGIRKGASGYDVCFLHPKGNDETPRSGEGVLIELVQAPPEVVAELT; encoded by the coding sequence ATGACACGACCGTTCAAGGTGCTCGGGATCCAGCAGATCGCCATCGGTGGGCTCGACAAAGGAGCGCTGACCGGCCTGTGGTCGGGGTTGTTCGGCATCGAGAAGGTCGGCGACTACGTGAGCGAGTCGGAGAACGTCGACGAGGACATCCTGCGGCTCGGCTCGGGCCCGCACGCGGTCGAGATCGACCTGATGCAGCCGCTCGATCCGGAGCGCTCGCCGAAGGTCCACGTGCCGACACTCAACCACGTCGGATTGTGGATCGACGATCTGCCCGCCGCCGTCGAGTGGCTGACCGAGCAGGGCATGCGGTTCACGCCGGGCGGCATCCGCAAGGGTGCGTCGGGCTACGACGTGTGCTTCCTCCACCCGAAGGGCAACGACGAGACACCCCGCAGCGGAGAGGGCGTGCTGATCGAGCTCGTCCAGGCCCCGCCCGAGGTCGTCGCCGAACTCACCTGA
- a CDS encoding NAD(P)-dependent alcohol dehydrogenase — protein sequence MSDTSMTAITYDSYGGPEVLSISEVERPQPADDQVSIRVQAAEACKSDTEMRSCSFSASWLSVPMRLVLGVRRPRRPVLGLYFAGVIEAVGADVTDFEVGDEVYGTTGLRLGSYGEHLVLPAKATIAPKPATMTFAEAAALPLGACNALNGLRRAQVGAGDTVLVNGAGGVIGAYGVQIARMLGAEVTGVDAAHKESFVRSMGATTFVDYQATDLATLDDRYDVIFDMVPSTPIRRMLALLGPDGRYVSGNPRFTTMLRASRLPLTDDRIQTATDGESRAAFTELAAMVDEGHLVGIVDRVLPMEQVAEAHRLVDTEQRLGAIVLAIGPDAEQRRASTTT from the coding sequence ATGAGCGACACCTCCATGACGGCGATCACCTACGACTCGTACGGCGGGCCGGAGGTCTTGTCGATCAGCGAGGTGGAACGGCCACAGCCGGCTGACGACCAGGTGTCGATCCGGGTGCAGGCGGCGGAAGCGTGCAAGTCGGACACCGAGATGCGCAGCTGCTCGTTCAGTGCGTCATGGTTGTCGGTGCCGATGCGGCTGGTGCTCGGCGTTCGCCGGCCACGACGGCCCGTACTCGGTCTCTACTTCGCCGGGGTGATCGAGGCCGTCGGCGCCGACGTCACGGACTTCGAGGTCGGCGACGAGGTCTACGGAACCACCGGCCTCCGACTCGGCTCGTACGGCGAACACCTCGTTCTTCCCGCCAAGGCGACCATCGCGCCGAAGCCGGCAACGATGACGTTCGCCGAAGCGGCAGCCCTTCCGCTGGGGGCGTGCAACGCACTCAACGGGCTCCGCCGGGCACAGGTCGGCGCCGGCGACACGGTGTTGGTCAACGGTGCCGGCGGCGTCATCGGCGCGTACGGCGTGCAGATCGCACGGATGTTGGGCGCTGAGGTCACCGGTGTCGACGCCGCCCACAAGGAGTCGTTCGTGCGCTCGATGGGCGCCACCACCTTCGTCGACTACCAGGCCACCGATCTGGCCACGCTCGACGACCGCTACGACGTGATCTTCGACATGGTGCCGTCCACGCCGATCCGGCGCATGCTCGCCCTACTCGGGCCCGACGGTCGCTACGTGAGCGGCAACCCGCGGTTCACGACGATGCTCCGAGCGTCGAGGCTGCCGCTCACCGACGACCGGATCCAGACCGCGACTGACGGGGAGAGTCGGGCAGCGTTCACCGAACTGGCTGCCATGGTCGACGAGGGTCATCTGGTCGGCATCGTCGATCGGGTCCTGCCGATGGAGCAGGTCGCCGAAGCTCACCGGCTCGTCGACACCGAACAGCGCCTCGGTGCCATCGTCCTGGCCATCGGCCCCGACGCCGAACAGCGCCGAGCCTCGACCACGACCTAG